The nucleotide window GCCCGGCCGCGCACCGTCCACTCCCGCTCCGAGCTGCGCAGCCGGGTCTTCGACGAGGCGGGCGCGGCGTCCCTGGTCGACACGTACGTCTACTACCTGCGCCGCAAGCTCGGCCGCTCGGTGATCCGGACCGTGCACGGCCTCGGCTACCGGCTGGGAACCCTGTGAGCTTCGAGGACACCATGCTGCGCCGGGCCAGGGCGCGGGTCAGTCTGCTCGTCGGGCTCACCATGACGGCGCTGCTCGCCCTGGGCGCCGCCATCTCCTATGCCGCGCTGCTGCGTTACCAGCACGAACAAATCGAACGAGAGCTCAACTACGGCGCGGTCCACGGCACCATCGCAGGCCCGCCGGGCTGCAGCTGGATCATCCTGTACGACGGCAGCCGCACCGACTCGGGCCGGAACCCGCCCCCTGCGGGCTTCCCACTACGGTCCGCCATCGACGCGGTGGCCCTCGACCGTCAGGTCCGCAGCGACAAGGTCGAACGCAACGGCACGACCTATTACGTCCGCACCCAGCCCCGCGGCACCGGGGTCGTGCAAGCGGTGTTCGACGCCCGTTTCCAGCTCGCCGACCGACGTCACCTACTCGCCGCCTTCTTCCTCGCCGCGATTGTCGGCCTCGCCGCGGCGGTGCTCACGGGCATCACCGTGGGCCGCCGAGCCGTGGCGCCGCTCGCCGAGGCGCTCGGCCGGCAACGCCGCTTCGTCGCCGACGCCAGCCACGAGTTGCGCACCCCCATCGCCCAGGTCCACACCCGCGCCCAGATCCTGGCCCGCCGCGCCGGTGCCGACCACGCCGACTACGACCGTTTGATCGATACCACCCGCCGCCTCGGCGAGATCGTCGACGAACTCCTGCTCTCCGCCCGCCTCGCCGCCACCCCGGCTGATCGGCACCCCTCCGAGCCCGTCAACCTGACCCTCCTCGCCACCCAAGCCGTCGACTGCGAGGCCGACCGTGCCGCCGAGCAGGGCGTCCAGCTGCACCTGTCGGTCCCGGACACTCCGATCCTCGTCCCCGGCATCGCCTCGGCCCTACGCCGCATGGTCGGCGAACTGCTCGCCAACGCCCTCACTCACACCCCGACCGGCGGCCGTATCGACGTCGCCCTGCGCACCTCCCGCCGCGGTGCGGACCTGGTGGTCACGGACAGCGGAGCTGGCTTCGACCCCGCCGACGCGGAACACCTCTTCGACCGCTTCCACCGCGGCGCCGGGGCCAAGGACCGGCGCTTCGGTCTGGGGCTGGCTCTCCTGCGCGAGGTGGTGACCAGCCACGGCGGGACGATCTCCACCGACAGCCGGCCCGGCGCCGGGGCGACCTTCACCGTCCGGTTACCGACGATTCCGCCACGGGCCTCCGCGGGCTGACTCCGACGGACGGATGCCCCGACAAGGAGGAAAGCGAACGCCCTGGCCGGGTATCCCCGACCAGGGCGTTTCTCAAGGGTGGAGCCGAGGGGACTCGAACCCCTGACCCCCACACTGCCAGTGTGGTGCGCTACCAGCTGCGCCACGGCCCCTTGCTGTTGTCCCGGTCTCCCGGGCACTGGGAAACTATACACAGACCGGCCCGCATGGTCATCTCGCGGGGTGCCCCGCCGGGCCGGGTCAGTTGAGCGCCACGTCCGGCGGGAAGTGCGCCACGGCGGCCATCATCCCGCCCTGCCGGCGAAGCACCATCGGCCACAGGTCGTCGGGCCGGTCGACGAAGGCGTCCCCGGGCAGCCCGTCCAGCACGAACCAGGAGCCGTCGGCGATCTCCTGCTCCAACTGGCCGCTGCCCCAACCGGAGTAGCCGGCGAAGACACGGATGCCGCCGATGCTCTCCCGCAGCCGCTCCGGGTCGACCGAGAGGTCGATCGTGCCGACCGCCCCGGAAACCTGGTGGAAGCCCTTCACCCGGCGCATCGGGTGCCGCATCCGGGCGAGGCAGATGGCCGAGTCGGGCTGCACCGGACCGCCCTCGAAGAGCACCGCCGGGTGGCGGGCCAGGTCGCTCCAGTCACCGAGCACCTCGGCCACCGGCACCTCGGTGGCCCGGTTCAGCACCACGCCGAGCGCGCCGCCCGGCTCGTGGGCGACCAGCAGCACCACCGTACGGTCGAAGTTCGGGTCCTTGAGCGCCGGAGTCGCGACCAGCAGCCGCCCGGTCATCGACTCCATCGCTCGTCCGCCGATCGCCTGGCCCTCTCCCTGCATGCCACACACCCGTCAACCGTGAGCCCGGACCGGGGGCCGGTCATCGACCGGATCCGCCCGGCGCATCGGGTTCAGCCACGCTGTCAACGCCATGCCTGGCACCATAGCCTGCGTCCTGGGTGCTGGCTAAGGTCTGACCGGCGGGTGATCAGACAGTTAAGACGAAGGGCCGTTGCACCCGACGACACACCTCCCGGTGATCGACGGATCGGGAGCACCGACGGCCGAGAAACGCCCGAAAGGTCCGTCACATCCCGATAGATTCGGCTGATCGGGAGGGCGACCGCGGTCGCCCCTGCCCGCGACACGGAGGCGGGTGGCGATGGCAACTGTCCGGGACGCGACGTACGACGTGCTCCGCACCCTCGGTATGACCACTGTCTTCGGCAACCCCGGCTCCACCGAGGAGCCGTTCCTCCAGGACTTCCCCGCCGACTTCCACTACGTCCACGCGTTGCACGAGGCGTCGGCCGTCGCGATGGCCGACGGCTACGCCCAGGCCACCGGACTGCCCGCCCACGTCAACCTGCATACCGCCCCGGGCACCGGCAACGGCATGGGCAACCTGGTCACCGCCTGGCACAACAAGACCCCGCTGATCGTCACCGCCGGCCAGCAGACCCGGGAGATGCTGCTCCTCGAACCCCGGCTGGCCAGCCGCCGACCCACCGAGCTTCCGCAGCCCTACGTGAAGTGGGCCTACGAGCCGGTCCGGGCGCAGGACATCCCCGCGGCGATGCTGCGGGCGTACGCGACGGCGGTGCAGCCACCGGCCGGACCGGTCTTCCTCTCCCTACCGATGGACGACTGGGACCAGCCAGCCGACCCGCCGCCCGCGCCCCGAACGGTGGCCACCCGTTTCGCACCGGACCCTGAGCGGTTGGACGAGTTCGTTCGGGTGCTGGCCGGCAGCCGCAACCCGGTGCTCGTGTACGGGCCGGGGGTGGACCGCTCCGCGAGCTGGTCGACCGCGGTCGCGCTGGCCGAGCGGCTCGCCGCGCCGGTCTGGTCGGCCCCCGCCCCCGAGCGGGCCGTGTTCCCGGAGGACCACCCGCACTTCCGCGGCGTGCTGCCGTACGCGATCGGTCCGCTCGCCGAGGCGTTGCGCGGGCACGACACTGTGCTTGTCGTCGGCGCACCAGTGTTCCGCTACTACCCGTACGTGCCGGGTGGGCACCTGCCCGACGGCGCCCGGCTGCTGCACGTCACGGACGACCCGGACGAGGCCGCGCGAGCCCCGGTCGGTGACAGTCTGCTCAGCGACCCGGGGCTGGCCCTGGCCGCGCTTGTCGAACGGGTGCCGCCGAGCGACCGGCCACCACCCACGCGGCGGGACGCGCCGCCACCGCCGGAGGTAGGCACCCCACCGAGCGCCGACGCCCTGTTCGCGGCGCTGGCCGCGCACTGGCCGACCGACGGCGTACTGGTCCAGGAGTCACCATCCAATCTGTCCGCGCTGCGTCGTCAGCTGCGGATCACCCGCCCGGCGTCGTACTTCACGATGGCCAGCGGCGGCCTCGGCTACGGCCTGCCGGCGGCGATCGGGATCGCACTGGCCGAGCGGGACACCGGGCGTGGCCGCCCGGTGGTGGCGGTGATCGGTGACGGCTCCTTCCACTACTCGGTGCAGGCACTCTGGACGGCCGCGCGCCTGGCACTGCCGGTGGTGGTCGTGGTCCCGGTCAACCAGCAGTACGCGATCCTCAAGGCGTTCGCCGAGCTGAAGCACACTCCCGGGGTGCCCGGCCTGGACCTGCCGGGGTTGGACATCGTGGCGATCGCGGCCGGTTACGGCTGTGCCACGGAGGTGGTGGAGACCCCCGATCAGCTCGGCGCGGCGGTCGCCGCCGGGTTGCGCGCCGACCGTCCCACTGTGTTGCCGGTGCCGATCAGCACCGACGTGCCCAGCATCCTCTGAACCGGGTCAGCGCCCTCTGATCGACAGCGGGGCACCGGTGAAGACGTCCAGCACCGGCCGGGCACCCAGCGGCGCCGCGAGGGTGACGGTGACCGGCTCCAGTTTCAGCACGGCAATGCACTCGCCGGTGGCCCGGGTGACGCCACCACCGACCACCACGACGTCCGGCCGTTCCCACACCAACGGCGTGATCCCGGTGTCACAGGCGCCGACGCCGAGCCGCACGGTCAGCCGGGCGCCGTCGACCGCTGCCATGTCCTGGGCCGCCACCAATCCGTCCGGCAGCGGCCGGGCCGGCGCGGTGGGCTCGGGTACGGGGGTGACCGCCGTCGGCGCGACGGCGAGCCGGGCCACCGGCGTGGCCAGCTCCTTGACGGTGAACAGCCAGGCCGGAACCTGCGCCACACCGCGGCTCGTGCGGACCGGCACGGCGCCGAACGTCACAGCGGTGACGGTGAGCGGGAGACAGGCGGTCTGCGTGCTGCTCGTGGCCCACCCGTCGGGCCCTGGTTCGACTGTGGGACCGCCGGGGGTGGGCCGGCCGGGCCGCTTCGGCCGCCCAGGGCAGGGCAGTGGATCACCCTGGTCGAGCTGCCGGTACGCCTCGGCGGCGCTGACCAACGGCAGCGTCAGCCGCCCGTCCGGGAAGTGGATCTCGCCGCCCACCCGGGTGGGCGGTATCCCGACCTGCGCGCTGTACCACCCGGCCCGGAAGGCCGCCTCGGTGTCGGGGGTGAAGCCCGGGTCACCGGTGAGCACTGTCGGACCCTCCAACGGCACGTAGCCCGTGCGCCAGTCGGGACCGGGCCGCCACGCCTCGGCCACCTGAGCCGCCCGCTGGTCGAACGCTTCCGCGCCGGGCGTGGGGCCGCCGGGCGCGGGGCTACGCGGACCGTCGGCCGGGCCGGCACAGCCCGCGCCGAACAGAAACGGGAGTACGAGCAACAGGGCCGATCGACGCATGTACGGTTCGACGCCTCCGCCGACCGGCCGGTTCCCGACCCGGGTTCAGGTTTCGCCACCCAGATCCGTCTGGTACGCCTCCCAGAGCAGGTCGGCGCCACGCCGCCGATGCCGGGCCAACCTCCGCAGCAGGTGCCCGGCCCGATGCCGCAGTTCGTCGGGGGGCGCCTCGGACCGCTCGGCGATCTGCTGGACCGCCAGGATCGCGGCGACGATCGCCGCGTGCTCCCGGGTCAGCAGCCGCACGCCGTGGTCCAGTCGCGGCGACTGGGTGAGCAACTCCCGGTAGAGGCCGCTGGGTCCTTCGGTGACCCGGACGTGCTCGGCGAAGCCCTGGCGCACCGGACGCAGCCGAAGGAGGACGTCTTCGCGCCAGCGCGGCCCGGTGGTGACGGAGACGGCCCGGCCGAGGGCGTGCACGTCACCGGCGAGGCCGGCCGGGCGCGGCTCGCCGGGTAGACCGATGGAGTGTGGGTCGGCGGGGAGCCCCGCCGGATGCGCGACGCGTGGTCGGGCGACGACTGACGGCTGCTGGACCGGACCGGTGACCATGGCACCTCCCGCGCGGCGCTGCTACCCCATACCGCGATGGTGAGCCTGCCCGGCCCGCCCTGTCCAGGGTCCTGGATCGCCTCATCTGCCCCGTTGCACCCACTGACCCCACCAGCCGCACTGATCCGGCCCAGGACGCCGTGCAGCCGCGTCAGTCGGTCGACGGGCGCTCCGCCATGCGGTGCAGGTGGTCGACCACGGCGTGCGCGTCACCGTCCCGCCCGTCGCCCGGTCGAGCCGTCGTGATCGCCTCGGCCAGCGCCCGCAGCTCGGACGGCGGCAGGCTGGGCAGCCCCATGCCGCGCAGTGGGATGGTGACTCCCCGCGTACTCCCCGGGTCGGTCACGAGGATTGCCCGCACCTGCGGTCCACCGGCCGGACCATCGTCGTCCGCCTCGCGGTATGACACCGCGCCCGACTCGACCCGGGCGGTGGCGAGGTCGACGGTGCGGGTGCGCAGCGCACCGCGTACGCGCACTCGGCTGCCGTCCAGCCAGGCTGCCGTACGGAGCACCCGCAGCACCAGGTAGAGGCCGAGCAGGACGAAGGGCAGGCCGCACAGGCCGATGAACGGGCTGGGACCGGGCTGGTTCGGGTCAGCGGAGTCCCGTAGCCCGGACGGCAGCAACCCCGGTGGCAGGTCGCGAGCCTCCTCATAGGAGGCGAACGCGTCGCCCGGGCCGGTCAGCCGGCGCAGCAGCCCGTCGGCGAAGAGCGGCAACGCCACGAATGCCGCGCCGACGGCCGCGAGGAGGACGCCCGCCACCACCGCCGCGACGCGCT belongs to Micromonospora ureilytica and includes:
- a CDS encoding sensor histidine kinase; the protein is MSFEDTMLRRARARVSLLVGLTMTALLALGAAISYAALLRYQHEQIERELNYGAVHGTIAGPPGCSWIILYDGSRTDSGRNPPPAGFPLRSAIDAVALDRQVRSDKVERNGTTYYVRTQPRGTGVVQAVFDARFQLADRRHLLAAFFLAAIVGLAAAVLTGITVGRRAVAPLAEALGRQRRFVADASHELRTPIAQVHTRAQILARRAGADHADYDRLIDTTRRLGEIVDELLLSARLAATPADRHPSEPVNLTLLATQAVDCEADRAAEQGVQLHLSVPDTPILVPGIASALRRMVGELLANALTHTPTGGRIDVALRTSRRGADLVVTDSGAGFDPADAEHLFDRFHRGAGAKDRRFGLGLALLREVVTSHGGTISTDSRPGAGATFTVRLPTIPPRASAG
- the mdlC gene encoding benzoylformate decarboxylase; this translates as MATVRDATYDVLRTLGMTTVFGNPGSTEEPFLQDFPADFHYVHALHEASAVAMADGYAQATGLPAHVNLHTAPGTGNGMGNLVTAWHNKTPLIVTAGQQTREMLLLEPRLASRRPTELPQPYVKWAYEPVRAQDIPAAMLRAYATAVQPPAGPVFLSLPMDDWDQPADPPPAPRTVATRFAPDPERLDEFVRVLAGSRNPVLVYGPGVDRSASWSTAVALAERLAAPVWSAPAPERAVFPEDHPHFRGVLPYAIGPLAEALRGHDTVLVVGAPVFRYYPYVPGGHLPDGARLLHVTDDPDEAARAPVGDSLLSDPGLALAALVERVPPSDRPPPTRRDAPPPPEVGTPPSADALFAALAAHWPTDGVLVQESPSNLSALRRQLRITRPASYFTMASGGLGYGLPAAIGIALAERDTGRGRPVVAVIGDGSFHYSVQALWTAARLALPVVVVVPVNQQYAILKAFAELKHTPGVPGLDLPGLDIVAIAAGYGCATEVVETPDQLGAAVAAGLRADRPTVLPVPISTDVPSIL
- a CDS encoding YqgE/AlgH family protein, giving the protein MQGEGQAIGGRAMESMTGRLLVATPALKDPNFDRTVVLLVAHEPGGALGVVLNRATEVPVAEVLGDWSDLARHPAVLFEGGPVQPDSAICLARMRHPMRRVKGFHQVSGAVGTIDLSVDPERLRESIGGIRVFAGYSGWGSGQLEQEIADGSWFVLDGLPGDAFVDRPDDLWPMVLRRQGGMMAAVAHFPPDVALN